A single Rattus norvegicus strain BN/NHsdMcwi chromosome 5, GRCr8, whole genome shotgun sequence DNA region contains:
- the Pla2g2a gene encoding phospholipase A2, membrane associated isoform X2 codes for MILFKTGKRADVSYGFYGCHCGVGGRGSPKDATDWCCVTHDCCYNRLEKRGCGTKFLTYKFSYRGGQISCSTNQDSCRKQLCQCDKAAAECFARNKKSYSLKYQFYPNKFCKGKTPSC; via the exons ATGATTCTGTTTAAGACAGGAAAGAGAGCTGATGTTAGCTATGGCTTCTACGGTTGCCATTGTGGTGTGGGTGGCAGAGGATCCCCCAAGGATGCCACAGATTG GTGCTGTGTGACTCATGACTGTTGTTACAACCGTCTGGAGAAACGTGGATGTGGCACAAAGTTTCTGACCTACAAGTTCTCCTACCGAGGGGGCCAAATCTCCTGCTCTA CAAACCAGGACTCCTGCCGGAAACAGCTGTGCCAGTGCGATAAAGCTGCCGCTGAATGTTTTGCCCGGAACAAGAAAAGCTACAGTTTAAAGTACCAGTTCTACCCCAACAAGTTTTGCAAAGGGAAGACGCCCAGTTGCTGA
- the Pla2g2a gene encoding phospholipase A2, membrane associated precursor: MKVLLLLAVVIMAFGSIQVQGSLLEFGQMILFKTGKRADVSYGFYGCHCGVGGRGSPKDATDWCCVTHDCCYNRLEKRGCGTKFLTYKFSYRGGQISCSTNQDSCRKQLCQCDKAAAECFARNKKSYSLKYQFYPNKFCKGKTPSC, translated from the exons ATGAAGGTCCTCCTGTTGCTAGCAGTTGTGATCATGGCCTTTG GCTCAATTCAGGTCCAGGGGAGCCTTCTGGAGTTTGGGCAAATGATTCTGTTTAAGACAGGAAAGAGAGCTGATGTTAGCTATGGCTTCTACGGTTGCCATTGTGGTGTGGGTGGCAGAGGATCCCCCAAGGATGCCACAGATTG GTGCTGTGTGACTCATGACTGTTGTTACAACCGTCTGGAGAAACGTGGATGTGGCACAAAGTTTCTGACCTACAAGTTCTCCTACCGAGGGGGCCAAATCTCCTGCTCTA CAAACCAGGACTCCTGCCGGAAACAGCTGTGCCAGTGCGATAAAGCTGCCGCTGAATGTTTTGCCCGGAACAAGAAAAGCTACAGTTTAAAGTACCAGTTCTACCCCAACAAGTTTTGCAAAGGGAAGACGCCCAGTTGCTGA